A section of the Saccharopolyspora gregorii genome encodes:
- the fdxA gene encoding ferredoxin has product MTYVIAEPCVDVLDKACIEECPVDCIYEGGRMLYIHPDECVDCGACEPVCPVEAIYYEDDVPDEWGAYTKANVDFFDELGSPGGAAKVGKVDKDVEPVTSLPPQGE; this is encoded by the coding sequence GTGACCTACGTGATCGCCGAGCCCTGCGTCGACGTGCTCGACAAGGCATGCATCGAGGAATGCCCTGTCGACTGCATCTACGAGGGCGGGCGGATGCTCTACATCCACCCCGATGAGTGCGTCGACTGCGGTGCTTGCGAACCGGTCTGCCCGGTGGAGGCCATCTACTACGAGGACGACGTCCCGGACGAGTGGGGCGCCTACACGAAGGCGAACGTGGACTTCTTCGACGAGCTCGGTTCGCCCGGCGGCGCGGCCAAGGTCGGCAAGGTCGACAAGGACGTCGAGCCCGTGACCAGCCTGCCGCCGCAGGGAGAATGA
- the dapD gene encoding 2,3,4,5-tetrahydropyridine-2,6-dicarboxylate N-succinyltransferase, giving the protein MSAQTPDPQSTGAHGIGLATVTDDGTVLDTWFPTVKLGEPGESRTTRLTGEEAVRSLGEAGAALLGRDDARGVEVVAVRTEIGRLSDEPADTHDIYLRLHLLSHRLVRPHGQNLDGMFGLLSNVVWTNHGPCPVEGFEATRLRLRSRGPVTVHSVDKFPRMVDYVTPSGVRIGDADRVRLGAHLASGSTVMHEGFVNFNAGTLGASMVEGRISAGVVVGDGSDVGGGASVMGTLSGGGKEVISIGERCLIGANGGIGITLGDDCVVEAGLYVTAGTKVSLPDGTLTKARELSGSDGLLFLRNSATGAVEVRPRTGGKVELNAALHAND; this is encoded by the coding sequence ATGAGCGCGCAGACACCCGACCCGCAGAGCACCGGCGCCCACGGCATCGGCCTGGCCACCGTCACCGACGACGGCACCGTGCTGGACACCTGGTTCCCCACCGTCAAGCTCGGTGAGCCCGGCGAATCCCGCACCACCCGGCTGACCGGCGAGGAAGCGGTGCGGTCCCTGGGCGAGGCCGGGGCCGCACTGCTCGGCCGCGACGACGCCCGCGGCGTGGAGGTCGTCGCCGTGCGCACCGAGATCGGCAGGCTCTCCGACGAGCCCGCCGACACCCACGACATCTACCTGCGCCTGCACCTGCTCTCGCACCGCCTGGTCCGCCCGCACGGGCAGAACCTGGACGGCATGTTCGGGCTGCTGTCCAACGTCGTGTGGACCAACCACGGCCCCTGCCCGGTCGAGGGCTTCGAGGCGACCCGGCTGCGGCTGCGGTCCCGCGGCCCGGTCACCGTCCACAGCGTCGACAAGTTCCCCCGGATGGTCGACTACGTGACGCCGTCCGGCGTGCGCATCGGCGATGCGGACCGGGTGCGGCTGGGCGCTCACCTGGCCAGCGGCAGCACCGTCATGCACGAGGGCTTCGTGAACTTCAACGCGGGCACGCTCGGCGCGTCGATGGTCGAGGGCCGGATCTCGGCGGGCGTCGTCGTCGGGGACGGCTCCGACGTCGGTGGTGGGGCGTCCGTGATGGGCACCCTCTCCGGCGGTGGCAAGGAGGTCATCTCCATCGGTGAGCGCTGCCTGATCGGCGCCAACGGCGGCATCGGCATCACCCTCGGCGACGACTGCGTCGTGGAGGCCGGGCTGTACGTCACCGCGGGCACCAAGGTCTCGCTGCCGGACGGCACCCTCACGAAGGCGCGCGAGCTGTCCGGTTCCGACGGCCTGCTGTTCCTGCGCAACTCCGCCACCGGCGCGGTGGAGGTCCGCCCGCGCACCGGCGGCAAGGTCGAGCTGAACGCGGCGCTGCACGCGAACGACTGA
- a CDS encoding LOG family protein codes for MTIEGSPNGAERPQEKRRGPVVLRRSRLHEPTTTDQRLLDSRGPTDWVHTDPWRVMRIQSEFVEGFGALAEVPRAVTIFGSARTPREHPEYEMGVRLGAAMADIGCAVITGGGPGTMEAANRGASEAGGLSVGLGIELPFEQGLNPWVDLGVNFRYFFARKTMFIKYAQAFVCLPGGFGTMDELFEALTLVQTKKVTKFPVVLFGRSYWQGLYDWVRDTMLASGKVGEKDLALLHLTDDVEDAVRIVEEAYQAWEEAH; via the coding sequence ATGACCATCGAGGGTTCACCGAACGGCGCCGAGCGCCCGCAGGAGAAGCGGCGCGGGCCGGTCGTGCTCCGCCGCTCCCGCCTGCACGAACCGACGACGACCGATCAACGCCTGCTCGATTCGCGCGGCCCCACCGACTGGGTGCACACCGACCCGTGGCGGGTCATGCGCATCCAGTCGGAGTTCGTGGAGGGGTTCGGCGCGCTGGCCGAGGTGCCGCGCGCGGTGACCATCTTCGGCTCCGCCCGGACCCCGCGCGAGCACCCCGAGTACGAGATGGGGGTGCGGCTCGGCGCGGCCATGGCCGACATCGGCTGCGCCGTGATCACCGGTGGCGGGCCGGGCACCATGGAGGCGGCGAACCGGGGCGCCTCCGAGGCGGGCGGGCTGTCCGTCGGCCTCGGCATCGAGCTGCCCTTCGAGCAGGGGCTCAACCCGTGGGTGGACCTCGGGGTGAACTTCCGGTACTTCTTCGCCCGGAAGACCATGTTCATCAAGTACGCCCAGGCCTTCGTCTGCCTGCCCGGCGGGTTCGGCACGATGGACGAGCTGTTCGAAGCGCTCACCCTGGTGCAGACCAAGAAGGTCACGAAGTTCCCCGTGGTGCTGTTCGGCCGGTCCTACTGGCAGGGCCTCTACGACTGGGTGCGGGACACGATGCTCGCGTCCGGCAAGGTCGGAGAGAAGGACCTGGCCCTGCTGCACCTGACCGATGATGTGGAGGATGCGGTGCGCATCGTGGAAGAGGCCTACCAGGCCTGGGAGGAGGCGCATTGA
- the dapC gene encoding succinyldiaminopimelate transaminase: MSSGTREPRGPRLPDFPWDSLAAQTATARSHPDGLVDLSVGTPVDPVPEPLRAALASVAEVPGYPATHGTPELRAAAVEALARRHGVTVDPAAVLPTIGSKELVAWLPTLLGVRAGDVVAIPDLAYPTYEVGAKIAGAEVVRLAPGEAPPAGTALVWLNSPSNPTGRVLDAAALAESVRAAREAGAVVASDECYLALGWEAEPVSVLHPSVTGEDPTGVLAVHSLSKSSNLAGYRAGFITGDPDLVARLLELRKHAGMIMPRPVQQAMTAALLDDEHVEAQRELYAARRAVLRPALEAAGFTIEHSRAGLYLWATCGDDAWETVGLLAQRGILVAPGTFYGPGGQRHVRIALTAPDERIEAAAARLG, from the coding sequence ATGAGCTCCGGGACGCGCGAGCCGCGCGGTCCGCGGCTGCCGGATTTCCCGTGGGATTCCCTGGCCGCCCAGACCGCGACGGCCCGCTCGCACCCGGACGGGCTGGTGGACCTGTCGGTCGGGACCCCGGTCGACCCGGTGCCGGAGCCGCTGCGCGCGGCGCTGGCCTCGGTCGCCGAGGTGCCCGGCTACCCGGCGACGCACGGCACGCCGGAACTGCGCGCCGCAGCCGTCGAGGCGCTGGCCCGCAGGCACGGGGTGACCGTCGACCCGGCGGCGGTGCTGCCGACGATCGGTTCCAAGGAGCTGGTCGCCTGGTTGCCGACGCTGCTGGGCGTGCGGGCCGGTGACGTGGTGGCGATCCCGGACCTGGCGTACCCGACCTACGAGGTCGGTGCGAAGATCGCCGGCGCCGAGGTGGTGCGGCTGGCGCCCGGGGAGGCCCCGCCCGCGGGGACCGCGCTGGTGTGGCTGAACTCGCCGTCCAACCCGACGGGCCGGGTGCTGGACGCGGCCGCGCTGGCCGAGTCGGTGCGCGCGGCGCGCGAGGCAGGGGCCGTGGTGGCCTCCGACGAGTGCTACCTGGCGCTGGGGTGGGAAGCCGAGCCGGTGTCGGTGCTGCACCCGTCGGTGACCGGCGAGGACCCCACCGGGGTCCTGGCAGTGCACTCGCTGTCGAAGTCCTCGAACCTGGCCGGCTACCGCGCCGGGTTCATCACGGGTGACCCGGACCTGGTGGCGCGGCTGCTGGAGCTGCGCAAGCACGCGGGCATGATCATGCCGCGGCCGGTGCAGCAGGCGATGACGGCGGCGCTGCTCGACGACGAGCACGTCGAGGCGCAGCGCGAGCTGTACGCGGCCCGCCGCGCGGTGCTGCGTCCCGCGCTGGAAGCCGCCGGGTTCACCATCGAGCACTCGCGCGCGGGCCTGTACCTGTGGGCGACGTGCGGGGACGACGCCTGGGAGACGGTGGGCCTGCTGGCGCAGCGCGGCATCCTCGTCGCGCCCGGCACGTTCTACGGTCCCGGCGGGCAGCGGCACGTCCGGATCGCGCTGACCGCACCGGACGAGCGGATCGAGGCGGCCGCGGCGCGGCTGGGCTGA
- a CDS encoding LURP-one-related/scramblase family protein, protein MDSGPLQQISTFHMRQRMTLMVNRYEIRADDGHGGEGELVAFAQQKRVALKEQVTLYADTDKTRPVAGFRARKVMDLASGYDVTDAAGAPIGSFRKDFRKSLTRSTWHVEQPGHPGCVGHERSKAIALLRRGWEFIPFIENIPFFFPYHFDFTVDGEVVLSVEKKFALRDRYVITVRDDRLDRRVVFAQAVALDALQGR, encoded by the coding sequence GTGGATTCGGGGCCGTTGCAGCAGATCAGCACGTTCCACATGCGCCAGCGCATGACGTTGATGGTCAACCGGTACGAGATCCGGGCCGACGACGGCCACGGCGGCGAAGGCGAGCTCGTCGCGTTCGCGCAGCAGAAGCGGGTCGCGCTCAAGGAGCAGGTCACGCTCTACGCGGACACCGACAAGACCCGGCCGGTGGCGGGTTTCCGGGCGCGGAAGGTGATGGACCTGGCCTCCGGCTACGACGTCACCGACGCGGCGGGCGCGCCGATCGGCTCGTTCCGCAAGGACTTCCGCAAGTCGCTGACCCGGTCCACCTGGCACGTGGAGCAGCCCGGCCACCCCGGCTGCGTCGGGCACGAGCGCAGCAAGGCGATCGCGCTGCTGCGCCGCGGGTGGGAGTTCATCCCGTTCATCGAGAACATCCCGTTCTTCTTCCCCTACCACTTCGACTTCACCGTGGACGGGGAGGTCGTGCTGTCCGTGGAGAAGAAGTTCGCGCTGCGGGACCGCTACGTGATCACGGTCCGGGACGACCGGCTGGACCGGCGGGTGGTGTTCGCGCAGGCGGTCGCGCTGGACGCGCTGCAGGGCCGCTGA
- the dapE gene encoding succinyl-diaminopimelate desuccinylase encodes MTDLLDLRADPVELTAALVDIPSVSRDERRLADAVEHALRTQAPHLEVVRNGEAVLARTNLGRASRVLLAGHLDTVPINDNLPSRRTGSGADEVLHGCGTVDMKGGDAVLLHVAAALPEPRHDLTFLFYDCEEIAAEHNGLNRIERELPDWLDGDLAIVGEPSNASIEAGCQGTLRVEVRTSGARAHTARAWMGENAIHGAEPILRRLLDYVPRQPVIDGLQYHEGLQAVRIEGGVAGNVVPDSCLVAVNHRFAPDKSLAEAEAHVREVFDGFDLTVVDGSGGALPGLGSPAAAELVAAAGGEPVAKLGWTDVARFAARGLPAVNFGPGSPTLAHTQQENVPTAQIRSCAEALTRFLS; translated from the coding sequence GTGACCGACCTCCTCGATCTCCGCGCCGATCCCGTCGAGCTGACCGCCGCGCTGGTGGACATCCCCAGCGTCTCCCGGGACGAGCGGCGCCTCGCCGACGCCGTGGAGCACGCGCTGCGCACCCAGGCACCGCACCTGGAGGTGGTGCGCAACGGCGAGGCCGTGCTGGCCCGCACGAACCTCGGGCGCGCGTCCCGGGTGTTGCTCGCCGGTCACCTGGACACCGTGCCGATCAACGACAACCTGCCGTCCCGGCGCACCGGTTCCGGGGCCGACGAGGTGCTGCACGGTTGCGGGACCGTGGACATGAAGGGCGGCGACGCCGTCCTGCTGCACGTGGCCGCGGCGCTGCCGGAACCGCGCCACGACCTCACCTTCCTGTTCTACGACTGCGAGGAGATCGCGGCCGAGCACAACGGGCTGAACCGGATCGAGCGGGAGCTGCCGGACTGGCTGGACGGCGACCTGGCGATCGTCGGCGAACCGTCCAACGCCAGCATCGAAGCGGGCTGCCAGGGCACGCTGCGGGTGGAGGTCCGCACCAGCGGTGCCCGCGCGCACACCGCGCGCGCGTGGATGGGGGAGAACGCGATCCACGGGGCCGAGCCGATCCTGCGCAGGCTGCTGGACTACGTGCCGCGGCAGCCGGTGATCGACGGCCTCCAGTACCACGAAGGCCTGCAGGCGGTGCGGATCGAAGGCGGGGTCGCGGGCAACGTCGTGCCCGACTCGTGCCTGGTCGCGGTCAACCACCGCTTCGCCCCGGACAAGTCGCTGGCGGAGGCCGAAGCCCACGTCCGCGAGGTGTTCGACGGTTTCGACCTCACCGTCGTGGACGGCTCCGGCGGCGCGCTGCCCGGCCTGGGTTCGCCCGCCGCGGCCGAACTCGTGGCGGCCGCGGGCGGGGAACCGGTGGCGAAGCTCGGCTGGACCGACGTGGCCCGGTTCGCCGCGCGGGGGCTGCCCGCGGTGAACTTCGGCCCCGGCTCGCCGACCCTGGCGCACACCCAGCAGGAGAACGTGCCCACCGCCCAGATCCGGAGCTGCGCCGAGGCGCTCACCCGCTTCCTGAGCTGA
- a CDS encoding slipin family protein: protein MLIELLVIVLVIGVICTASAARIITQYERGVVFRFGRLQESVRGPGLTFVIPGVDRLRKVNLQIITMPVPAQEGITRDNITVRVDAVVYFNVTDPARAVVNVEDYLFAMGQVAQSSLRSIIGKSDLDDLLSNRERLNQGLEVMIDSPALHWGVHIDRVEIKDVSLPESMKRSIARQAEAERERRSRIIAADGEYQASRKLSDAAGVMADAPAALQLRLLETVVEVAAEKNSTLVLPFPVELLRFVEHAQSQAGQQRPDERPTRRPTADPAALDQIPDPAGVPDVEGVPQVRDARIAPGLSSGSG, encoded by the coding sequence ATGCTCATCGAACTGCTCGTCATCGTCCTGGTCATCGGAGTGATCTGCACGGCCTCCGCGGCGCGGATCATCACGCAGTACGAGCGGGGCGTCGTGTTCCGCTTCGGCAGGCTCCAGGAGTCGGTGCGCGGGCCCGGCCTCACCTTCGTGATCCCGGGCGTGGACCGGCTGCGGAAGGTGAACCTGCAGATCATCACCATGCCGGTGCCCGCGCAGGAGGGCATCACCCGGGACAACATCACGGTGCGGGTGGACGCGGTGGTGTACTTCAACGTCACCGATCCGGCGCGCGCGGTGGTCAACGTGGAGGACTACCTGTTCGCGATGGGCCAGGTCGCCCAGTCGTCGCTGCGCTCCATCATCGGCAAGAGCGACCTGGACGACCTGCTGTCGAACCGGGAGCGGCTCAACCAGGGCCTCGAAGTGATGATCGACAGCCCGGCGCTGCACTGGGGCGTGCACATCGACCGGGTGGAGATCAAGGACGTCTCGCTGCCGGAGTCGATGAAGCGCTCCATCGCCCGGCAGGCCGAGGCGGAACGGGAACGGCGCTCCCGGATCATCGCGGCCGACGGCGAGTACCAGGCGTCCCGCAAGCTCTCCGACGCGGCGGGCGTCATGGCCGACGCCCCGGCGGCGCTGCAGCTGCGGCTGCTGGAGACCGTGGTGGAGGTGGCGGCGGAGAAGAACTCGACGCTGGTGCTGCCGTTCCCGGTGGAGCTGCTGCGCTTCGTGGAGCACGCCCAGTCCCAGGCCGGGCAGCAGCGCCCCGACGAGCGGCCCACCCGGCGACCCACCGCGGATCCCGCCGCGCTCGACCAGATCCCGGACCCCGCCGGGGTTCCCGACGTCGAGGGCGTCCCGCAGGTGCGCGACGCCCGCATCGCCCCCGGCCTCAGCTCAGGAAGCGGGTGA
- a CDS encoding ABC transporter family substrate-binding protein, producing the protein MHQGRRPLTVVSLLVTIGSLVVACTDAPPPPLVAPPEPSPQTAPSTQPMPTEVVVGVDSLEGGFNPHTLADLSPTSSALSSLMLPSVFRPGPDGANALDTTLMESAEVVPEAERFTVRYRIRKEAAWSDGAPIAAEDFVYLWEQLRSQPGVSDPAGYQLIDDVQSRNGGKAVEVTFERPYPGWQSLFANLLPAHLLRDAPRGWTTALDNGYPASGGPFAIRQVDLQRGEIILERNDRFWGKPAVSDRIVLRASDQAGQVAALRSGDLHMAVFGADRNTMGALRDLGSSVQVSTVPRPATMQVLLRPTSAQLADARVRNAVVAGLDREALIDVGSGGGPGDQLHAHAQVLAPSERGYTPTEPPGTDGPDPARVQRLLTEAGYEHRAGAWTKDGRTLNLVIAAPFEHEQYIRIAEDAAAQLRAQDIQATVVTPTGDQLFGEMLPANPLSEEPGAASSVDMAIAPRPADGDPAAMMATSYGCPGVDSDDQPFPFTATGFCDQLLQPTIDAALSGALPFPEASAKVESVLWSQAVALPLYQQAQVLAFGRDVTGVQRGNGLSGPFSTAADWKGTPSDNDGY; encoded by the coding sequence GTGCACCAGGGTCGACGTCCGCTCACCGTGGTCAGCTTGCTGGTGACGATCGGGAGCTTGGTGGTGGCGTGCACCGACGCGCCGCCGCCTCCGCTGGTCGCGCCGCCGGAGCCGAGTCCGCAGACGGCTCCGTCGACGCAGCCGATGCCGACCGAGGTCGTCGTCGGCGTCGACTCGCTGGAGGGCGGGTTCAACCCGCACACGCTCGCGGACCTGTCGCCGACGAGCTCGGCGTTGTCCAGCCTGATGCTGCCCTCGGTGTTCCGGCCCGGACCGGACGGGGCGAACGCGCTGGACACGACGCTGATGGAGTCGGCGGAGGTCGTGCCGGAGGCGGAGCGGTTCACGGTGCGCTACCGGATCCGCAAGGAGGCGGCCTGGTCGGACGGCGCGCCGATCGCCGCCGAGGACTTCGTCTACCTGTGGGAGCAGCTGCGCTCCCAGCCCGGCGTGTCGGATCCCGCCGGGTACCAGCTGATCGACGACGTGCAGTCGCGCAACGGCGGCAAGGCCGTCGAGGTCACCTTCGAACGGCCCTACCCGGGCTGGCAGAGCCTGTTCGCGAACCTGCTGCCCGCGCACCTGCTGCGGGACGCGCCGCGCGGGTGGACGACGGCGCTGGACAACGGCTACCCGGCCTCGGGCGGGCCGTTCGCGATCCGCCAGGTCGACCTGCAGCGCGGGGAGATCATCCTGGAGCGCAACGACCGGTTCTGGGGCAAGCCCGCGGTGTCCGACCGGATCGTGCTGCGGGCCAGCGACCAGGCCGGTCAGGTCGCCGCGCTCCGCAGCGGGGACCTGCACATGGCGGTGTTCGGAGCGGACCGGAACACCATGGGCGCGTTGCGCGACCTGGGGTCGTCGGTTCAGGTCAGCACCGTTCCCCGCCCGGCGACGATGCAGGTGCTGCTGCGGCCGACCAGCGCGCAGCTCGCCGACGCCCGGGTGCGGAATGCCGTCGTGGCCGGTCTGGACCGCGAGGCGCTGATCGACGTCGGCAGCGGTGGCGGGCCGGGGGACCAGCTGCACGCGCACGCCCAGGTGCTCGCGCCCTCGGAACGCGGGTACACCCCGACCGAGCCGCCCGGCACCGACGGACCCGATCCGGCGCGCGTGCAGCGGCTGCTCACCGAAGCCGGGTACGAGCACCGCGCCGGGGCGTGGACCAAGGACGGCCGCACGCTGAACCTGGTGATCGCGGCCCCGTTCGAGCACGAGCAGTACATCCGGATCGCCGAGGACGCGGCGGCGCAGCTGCGGGCTCAGGACATCCAGGCCACCGTGGTCACCCCCACCGGCGACCAGCTCTTCGGCGAGATGCTGCCGGCGAATCCGCTGTCGGAGGAACCCGGCGCGGCGAGCTCGGTGGACATGGCGATCGCGCCGCGCCCGGCCGACGGAGATCCGGCGGCGATGATGGCCACCTCCTACGGCTGCCCGGGCGTCGACTCGGACGACCAGCCGTTCCCGTTCACCGCCACCGGGTTCTGCGACCAGCTGCTGCAGCCGACGATCGACGCCGCGCTCAGCGGGGCGCTCCCGTTCCCGGAAGCCTCGGCGAAGGTCGAATCGGTGCTGTGGTCGCAGGCAGTGGCGCTGCCGCTGTACCAGCAGGCGCAGGTGCTGGCGTTCGGCCGGGACGTGACCGGGGTGCAGCGCGGGAACGGCCTGTCGGGCCCGTTCTCCACCGCGGCCGATTGGAAGGGCACCCCCAGCGACAACGACGGGTACTGA
- a CDS encoding LOG family protein, giving the protein MSAEETTGNAVCVYCASGPVDQRYLALAAEVGTGIAKRGWTLVSGGGRVSMMGEVARATRAGGARTVGVIPRALVDREVADDDADELLVVDTMRERKGLMDAHASAFLTLPGGIGTCEELFEVWTSRYIGMHDKPVVILDPDDHYRGMLEWVRGLVADGFASQRSLDSLVVVTDVESALDACAVPAR; this is encoded by the coding sequence TTGAGTGCGGAGGAGACCACCGGGAACGCGGTGTGCGTGTACTGCGCCTCCGGGCCGGTGGACCAGCGGTACCTGGCCCTCGCCGCCGAGGTCGGCACCGGCATCGCCAAGCGCGGCTGGACGCTCGTCTCCGGCGGCGGACGCGTCTCCATGATGGGTGAGGTGGCGCGCGCGACCCGCGCGGGCGGCGCCCGCACCGTGGGCGTCATCCCGCGGGCCCTGGTGGACCGGGAGGTCGCCGACGACGACGCCGACGAACTGCTCGTGGTCGACACCATGCGCGAGCGCAAGGGCCTGATGGACGCGCACGCCTCGGCGTTCCTGACGCTGCCCGGCGGCATCGGGACCTGCGAGGAGCTGTTCGAGGTGTGGACGTCCCGGTACATCGGCATGCACGACAAGCCGGTGGTGATCCTCGACCCGGACGACCACTACCGCGGGATGCTGGAGTGGGTGCGCGGGCTCGTCGCCGACGGTTTCGCCTCGCAGCGCTCGCTGGACTCGCTGGTCGTCGTCACCGACGTCGAGTCCGCCCTGGACGCCTGCGCGGTGCCGGCCCGCTGA
- a CDS encoding CHAD domain-containing protein yields MDRPAGTPGLPPEPLVAGRADPIAEHVRAALDLSTRALLDGEAGAGRGETAEPVHRMRISVRRMRVVLRSAAPFLDQRWSEPLRAELGWLGRELGVVRDLDVLLARLHRDAADFDAAQRESAGRLFDAASREHRAAREALLAVLAGQRYRALVDALTSAVREPLPASAVEQSGMRELRALVAEQYRRLRRAVDEVGPGATDEELHELRLLGKRLRWTAELAEPVSGKPMRQLLAAAKRFQDVLGELHDARNAEEQVRRLLADLGPDVRLAFVAGRLVEREHARRVDHREQWWERWRELRSSAAKV; encoded by the coding sequence ATGGACCGCCCCGCAGGTACGCCCGGCCTGCCACCCGAACCGCTGGTGGCGGGCCGGGCGGACCCGATCGCCGAGCACGTCCGCGCCGCGCTGGACCTCAGCACCCGCGCCCTGCTGGACGGCGAAGCAGGGGCCGGCCGCGGGGAGACCGCCGAACCGGTGCACCGGATGCGGATCTCGGTGCGCCGGATGCGAGTGGTCCTGCGCTCCGCCGCCCCCTTCCTCGACCAGCGCTGGTCGGAACCGCTGCGCGCGGAGCTCGGCTGGCTCGGCCGCGAGCTCGGCGTGGTCCGCGACCTGGACGTGCTGCTGGCGCGGCTGCACCGGGACGCAGCCGATTTCGACGCGGCGCAACGGGAATCGGCGGGCAGGCTGTTCGACGCCGCGAGCCGCGAGCACCGCGCCGCGCGGGAGGCGCTGCTGGCCGTGCTGGCCGGGCAGCGCTACCGGGCGCTGGTCGACGCGCTCACCTCGGCCGTGCGCGAACCGCTGCCCGCCTCCGCCGTGGAGCAGAGCGGGATGCGCGAGCTCCGCGCCCTCGTCGCCGAGCAGTACCGCCGGCTGCGCCGCGCGGTCGACGAGGTGGGCCCCGGCGCGACCGACGAGGAGCTGCACGAGCTCCGCCTCCTCGGCAAGCGGCTGCGGTGGACCGCGGAACTCGCCGAGCCGGTGTCCGGCAAGCCGATGCGGCAGCTGCTCGCCGCCGCGAAGCGGTTCCAGGACGTGCTCGGCGAACTCCACGACGCTCGCAACGCCGAAGAACAGGTGCGGCGACTGCTCGCGGACCTCGGGCCGGACGTCCGGCTCGCGTTCGTGGCCGGCCGCCTCGTCGAACGGGAGCACGCCCGCCGGGTCGACCACCGGGAGCAGTGGTGGGAGCGCTGGCGCGAGCTGCGCAGCAGTGCCGCGAAGGTGTGA
- the mshB gene encoding N-acetyl-1-D-myo-inositol-2-amino-2-deoxy-alpha-D-glucopyranoside deacetylase, with protein MTLTAPPRLLLVHAHPDDETLWTGGTIARYAARGVQVTVVTCTLGEEGEVIPESLRGLAADQADQLGGYRVGELRSACAALRVADHRFLGGIGRWRDSGMLWEEPGRAGALPSAHPRAFAVGDLAEQTDALAEILHEVRPQVVVTYAADGGYGHPDHVRAHEVTMAAAERVPDVLRVFHAVPSRDRIRAGLAELATAEALPFELPDPADLASVPDESITTVIDVADHLPAKIRALRAHGTQVRVWVDEWNNEDGPGAYALSNGVAHPLTGTEHYVLATGDPAGGEQDLFGGLGVSGTEPVEPR; from the coding sequence GTGACGCTGACGGCTCCTCCCCGGTTGTTGCTGGTGCACGCGCATCCGGATGACGAGACCCTCTGGACCGGCGGGACGATCGCCCGCTACGCGGCGCGCGGTGTCCAGGTGACGGTGGTGACCTGCACCCTCGGTGAAGAGGGCGAGGTCATCCCGGAGAGCCTGCGGGGACTGGCCGCCGACCAGGCCGACCAGCTCGGCGGCTACCGGGTGGGCGAACTGCGCTCCGCCTGCGCGGCGCTGCGGGTGGCCGACCACCGCTTCCTCGGCGGCATCGGGCGGTGGCGGGATTCCGGGATGCTGTGGGAGGAACCCGGCCGCGCCGGGGCGCTGCCCTCGGCGCACCCGCGGGCGTTCGCCGTCGGCGACCTGGCCGAGCAGACCGATGCGCTCGCCGAGATCCTGCACGAAGTGCGGCCCCAGGTCGTGGTGACGTACGCGGCCGACGGCGGCTACGGCCACCCCGACCACGTGCGCGCGCACGAGGTGACGATGGCCGCGGCCGAACGCGTCCCGGACGTGCTGCGGGTGTTCCACGCGGTGCCGTCCCGGGACCGGATCCGCGCCGGGCTGGCCGAGCTGGCCACCGCCGAAGCGCTGCCGTTCGAGCTCCCCGACCCGGCGGACCTGGCGAGCGTGCCCGACGAATCGATCACCACGGTGATCGACGTCGCGGACCACCTCCCGGCCAAGATCCGCGCCCTGCGCGCCCACGGCACCCAGGTCCGGGTGTGGGTGGACGAGTGGAACAACGAGGACGGCCCCGGCGCCTACGCGCTGTCGAACGGAGTGGCGCACCCGCTGACCGGGACCGAGCACTACGTGCTGGCCACCGGTGATCCGGCGGGCGGCGAGCAGGACCTGTTCGGCGGGCTCGGGGTGAGCGGGACCGAACCGGTGGAGCCGAGGTGA